The following coding sequences are from one Granulicella arctica window:
- a CDS encoding APC family permease: MSETNPDGLARTLNLRGAVALNMLDMIGVGPFITLPLILGAMGGPQAMLGWIFGALLALCDGLVWAELGAAMPQAGGSYEFLRRIYPGQTGRFLAFLFLFQLSFSAPLSVASGCIGLSQYATYLFPSLAKHTVTHTLRLGTYSAAVALGPVTLVAIATVALAVVLLYRNLAGVQRLSLAMGSVVMGTVAWILLTGVTHAHWRQAFSFPAHAFTLSPAFFTGLGAAMLIATYDYWGYYNITFLGAEVKDPARTIPRAILISIGCVAVIYLLMNVTVLAVLPWQSLLVAQNLDARRAIISLFMETAYGPQLGPMLGKVAAVLIMVTAFASVFSLLLGYSRIPYAAARDGNYFRAFGRLHPTKGFPHVSLLTLGTAAVVFCFFSLKDVIAALVVLRILLQFLLQHVGVIYLRRTQPGLLRPFRLWLYPLPPVLALLGFVYVLLARPGFERELLLAGGLILVGTVVYLLRGRFRLAN; this comes from the coding sequence TTGTCTGAGACCAATCCGGATGGCCTTGCCCGCACGCTGAACCTGCGCGGTGCGGTGGCGCTGAACATGCTGGACATGATCGGCGTTGGACCGTTTATTACGCTGCCGCTCATCCTTGGCGCGATGGGCGGGCCGCAGGCGATGTTGGGGTGGATCTTCGGCGCGCTGTTGGCGTTGTGCGATGGGCTGGTGTGGGCGGAGCTGGGCGCTGCGATGCCGCAAGCGGGTGGGTCGTACGAGTTTCTGCGGCGGATCTATCCAGGGCAGACGGGGCGGTTTCTGGCGTTTCTCTTCCTGTTTCAGTTGAGCTTTAGCGCGCCGCTGTCAGTGGCTTCGGGATGCATCGGGCTGAGCCAGTATGCGACGTATCTCTTTCCGTCTCTGGCGAAACATACGGTAACGCACACGCTGCGGCTGGGGACGTATAGCGCTGCCGTGGCCTTGGGGCCGGTGACTCTGGTCGCGATTGCAACGGTGGCGCTTGCGGTGGTGCTGCTGTATCGGAACCTTGCGGGTGTGCAGCGGCTCTCGCTGGCGATGGGGAGTGTGGTGATGGGGACCGTTGCGTGGATTCTGCTGACCGGTGTGACGCATGCGCACTGGCGGCAGGCGTTCTCGTTTCCGGCGCATGCCTTTACGTTGAGTCCGGCGTTCTTTACCGGGTTGGGCGCGGCGATGCTGATTGCGACCTACGACTACTGGGGCTACTACAACATCACGTTCCTTGGGGCAGAGGTGAAGGACCCGGCGAGGACGATTCCGCGAGCGATCCTGATCTCGATCGGCTGCGTGGCGGTGATTTACCTGCTGATGAATGTGACGGTACTTGCTGTGCTGCCGTGGCAGTCGCTGCTGGTGGCGCAGAATCTCGATGCACGGCGGGCGATCATCTCGCTGTTCATGGAGACGGCCTATGGCCCGCAGCTTGGCCCGATGTTGGGCAAGGTGGCTGCGGTGTTGATTATGGTGACGGCATTCGCGAGCGTGTTTTCGCTGCTGCTGGGATACTCGCGCATCCCATACGCGGCGGCTCGCGATGGCAATTACTTTCGGGCGTTCGGGCGGCTGCACCCGACGAAGGGCTTTCCCCATGTTTCGTTGCTGACGTTGGGTACGGCGGCAGTGGTGTTCTGCTTTTTCTCGCTGAAGGATGTAATAGCCGCGCTAGTGGTACTGCGGATTCTGCTACAGTTTCTGCTCCAGCATGTTGGGGTGATCTATCTTCGGCGCACGCAGCCGGGGCTGCTGCGACCGTTCCGGCTTTGGCTGTATCCGCTGCCTCCAGTGTTGGCGTTGCTGGGGTTTGTGTATGTGCTGCTGGCGCGGCCGGGCTTCGAGAGGGAGTTGCTGCTGGCGGGAGGGTTGATACTCGTGGGGACGGTGGTTTATCTGCTGCGCGGGCGGTTTCGACTGGCGAACTAG
- the msrP gene encoding protein-methionine-sulfoxide reductase catalytic subunit MsrP has translation MLIRKATDIHSSEITPKEAFFDRRKFVVGAASLGVGAIAASRISAVLSPGTSVMADEALKTVASKYTVSDAQTPFAKATHYNNFYEYGTDKSDPGRNAHTLHTRPWTVQVTGMVKKPQTVNIDDLMKYRPIESRVYRHRCVEAWSMVIPWDGYSLSEFINFCQPLPSAKYVQFFSLVDKKQMPDLPGGYDWPYREGLRMDEAMNPLTLLTFGCYGNVLPNQNGAPVRIVTPWKYGFKNGKSIVRFHFTDKQPQTTWNEISSQEYGFYSNVNPNVDHPRWSQGHERRIDSSVFPKTVPTLMFNGYGDQVASMYNGMDLKKFY, from the coding sequence ATGCTCATACGCAAAGCTACCGATATTCACTCCTCCGAGATCACTCCGAAGGAAGCTTTCTTTGACCGTCGTAAATTTGTTGTTGGCGCAGCTTCGCTGGGTGTGGGAGCGATTGCTGCTAGCCGGATCTCCGCCGTTCTAAGTCCGGGAACGAGCGTGATGGCGGATGAGGCGTTGAAGACGGTTGCTAGTAAGTACACAGTGAGCGATGCGCAGACACCGTTTGCCAAGGCGACGCATTACAACAACTTCTACGAGTACGGCACGGATAAGTCGGACCCAGGACGGAACGCGCATACACTGCATACGCGTCCGTGGACGGTGCAGGTGACCGGGATGGTGAAGAAGCCGCAGACGGTAAACATCGATGACCTGATGAAGTATCGCCCCATCGAATCGCGCGTGTATCGGCATCGCTGCGTGGAGGCGTGGTCGATGGTGATTCCGTGGGATGGGTACTCGCTGTCGGAGTTCATCAACTTCTGCCAGCCGCTGCCGAGCGCGAAGTATGTGCAGTTCTTCTCGCTGGTGGACAAGAAGCAGATGCCGGATCTGCCAGGTGGATACGACTGGCCATATCGCGAAGGGCTACGCATGGACGAGGCGATGAATCCGCTGACGCTGCTGACCTTTGGGTGCTATGGCAATGTGTTGCCGAACCAGAATGGTGCGCCGGTGCGGATCGTGACGCCGTGGAAGTATGGTTTCAAGAACGGCAAGTCGATTGTCCGGTTCCACTTTACCGACAAGCAGCCGCAGACGACATGGAACGAAATCAGCTCGCAGGAATATGGATTTTATTCAAATGTGAACCCGAACGTGGACCATCCGCGATGGTCGCAGGGGCATGAGCGGCGTATCGACTCGAGTGTGTTCCCGAAGACGGTTCCGACATTGATGTTCAACGGCTACGGCGATCAGGTGGCGAGCATGTACAACGGTATGGACCTGAAGAAGTTCTACTAA